In Gimesia panareensis, the genomic window CACGATGGAACAGCTCAACATGCAGATGGGCGTGTTCGTGGCGCACGGCTCGATCGGCAAGCTGACCTTCACCCGCAAAGACAAAGCGGTCTGGGACGAAGTACTCAAGGACATCAAAGAGTCCGTCGAAGTCGCCAAACGCGTCAACGCCAAATGGATGACCGTCGTCCCCGGCAACCTGGATGAAGGTCCCCGTGCGCGTCTGGCCGAAGGTTATCAGACGGCGAATGTAATCGAACTGCTCCGTCGCTGTGCCGATATTTTTGAACCGCACGGCATGGTGATGGTGCTCGAACCACTCAACTGGTATGCGAACCACGGCGGCGTCTTCCTGCAGGGTTCTCCCCAAGCTTATGCACTCTGTAAAGCGGTCGACAGCCCAGCCTGTAAGATCCTGTTTGACATCTATCATCAGCAGATTACCGAAGGCAACCTCATCGTCAACATCGATCAATGCTGGGACGAGATCGGCTACTTCCAGTCAGGAGACAACCCGGGCCGCAAGGAACCGGGCACCGGTGAAATCAACTACCTGAACGTGTTCAAGCACATTCACTCGAAAGGGTTTGACGGTATCGTCGGCATGGAGCACGGAAATTCCAAACCGGGCAAGGAAGGCGACATGGCCGTCATCGAAGCATATAGAGAGGTTGATAATTTCTAATATGACTGAAAAGAAAGCCAAAAATGTTCTCGGTACGGAACTGGAGATCTGCTCCCTGGAGCCAGTCACCGGATTTTACCGCGACGGCTGCTGTAATACCGGCGGTTCGGATCTCGGACTGCATACGGTCTGCACCGAAGTCACGGAAGAATTCCTGGCCTTCTCCAAGGAACGGGGCAACGACCTGAGCACACCTCACCCGTTGTTCGAGTTCCCGGGTCTGAAGCCGGGCGATCGCTGGTGTCTGTGTGTGGAACGCTGGAAAGAAGCCTTCGAAGCCGGCATGGCACCGAAGGTGAAACTCGAATCGTGCCACATTTCGACACTCGAATTCGTTGACCTGGAAGATTTGCAGGAGTACGCCATCGAAGCCTGAATCGCTGCCGGCGAACTTCAACGAGTAAAAAACAAAACCACGGAACCTGCTTCAGCGGGCTCCGTGGTTTTTGTTTGTATTCCTGTCGACACCGTTTGCGGGTCGCGGATGAATTACTTCGCTTTCAGCATATAGATTTCGCTGAAGGATGAAGTCAGGAACATTTCCCCATTTTGATCGGTGCCGAAGGTCATCACGGGAATGCTCGGGCTTTCAATCACATGGTTGGCGACCACTTTTTTGCTCGCGTCGTCATACTTGAGTGCCCAGAATTTCCCGGAGACATAATCGCCGTAAATATACATCCCCTGAATCGCGGGAATCGCTTTACCACGATAGACCGAACCGCCGGTGATTGACTTGCCGACCTGGTGATCGTATTCCCAGATCGGTTCGATCAGGTGTTTCCGGGGTTCGACACCGTTGGGACCGAAAGGATGTTTCCCTTCGCGGACCGACCAGCCATAGTTGCCCCCTTTGACAACAATGTCGATCTCTTCCCAGACCCCCTGCCCGACATCGCCGGCCCACAGCTTGCCGGTCTTGTCATCGAAGGCGATCCGCCAGGGGTTACGAAAACCGTAGGCCCAGATCTCCTTGCGGATGGTCGCGAACGTCGGCTTTTTACCATCTTCAAACGGGTTGTCTTTGGGAATCGCGTAGTTCAGGCCGGGCGATTTGTGATCGACGTCAATCCGGCAGATCGAGCCGAGCACGGAGGAGAGATTCTGACCGTTGTGGAAGGCATCTCCGCCTGCACCACCATCACCAAAGGTGACATACAGCATACCATCGGGGCCGAAGACAATCGTCCCGCCGTTATGATTCCAGGCCGGCTGTTCGACTTTCATCAGAATTTCTTCGGAATCAGCCAGAGCTTTACCGGGATCATCCTTGGAAACACGGAACCGGGAAACGACGGATGTCGCATTGGGAGTCTCTGGTGAGCTGTAGTAAACGAAGAACTCGCCGTTGTTTTTGAAATCCGGGTGAAACGTCAGCCCCAGCAGACCCATTTCGTTTTTCTTGTCGAGATAAATCACCCGATCGGAAATATCCAGGAAGAGTTTCCCTTCTTCGAGATCTTCGTCTTCGGGCGTATTGGGTACGACATAGATCTTTCCCTTCTGGGAAGCGATGAACAGGCGGTTCGAACCGTCATTGGCATGCGTGATCACAATCGGGCGGTCAATCTGCAGGTAAGGAAAAACCTTGACCAGTTTGACGGGTGCCGGAGAGGTGTTCACTTTTTCTTCAGCAGAGAGCTGCGGACAGACAGCCAGGACCAGCAGCAACGCGAGTGAGGTAATCGTTTTCTTCATAAGGAGTCTCTTTGTCATGCGGGTGATGAAACGGGAAGGATCGACGCGCTTGGAAGACCACCAGAATAGAAAAATCAGACCGCCGACGCCACTCTGCCCGGTCGACTTTCCGGCGAGAGTGAGAAAACGAAATCAGGGTTTCTTGATCAGAACCGGGCGGCACCAGTTAAGGTGATCTTCAAAATCCGCATTTTTGCCGAAATTGACTTTGAGCACCAGTTGCTGTGCGCCGGTCAGATTGATGCGGGGCACGTTGAAGACCTGCCTCTCATTGCGAACGAACTCGCGCTGAAAGACCGGCTTCCCATCGACCTCGATCTGTACTTCCACCGCAGCCCGTTCTCCGACCGTATCGTCCAGACCGACCTGCGTCTCGAAGGCTGCGTACTCGCCCGCCAGTGGATAACGCAGTTCCGCCGCACTGTGCATCCCCAGTCCCGAATCAAATTCCTGCCCACCTGAAATGAGCGGACCGGAGAGCACGTTCCGATTGCGGTGCCACTTCCACTGCCCTGAGAGGTAAGGCGTATATTGATATTCCGCCGGATCCAGTTGCGCCAGCGGAACCACGCGCCCTCCGAGGGGGATCACCGCAGCCAGGCGATTCCGCTCGCAGTGAATCTCTGCCCCGAACAATGTTCTGGCCCGGAATTCTTTCGGATCGAGGGTGAGTGTGGAAACGGTCACTCGGGAGCCGTCGGTCAGTTGCAGTTGATAGCGGAGCTGATCGGGTTGCGGAAAGTTGATCAGTTCCGGGTTGAAGTAGAAATAGGCGATGCCGTCACGGGGTACCGTCGTTTCGCCGGCCGCCGAATCGAACTGGAATCCCTTCGTATCAAAACCCAGAAACTCCCCCTCGAGGTAATCGCCATTTTTGAGATAGAACAGGTCCGAATTTTTCACTGTCTGTTCCAGGTGACGAATCAGCCGCGCTTTCGCAGGTGTCGCTGTTGGCCAGCGAAAGTAGGCTGCTTTGACCGTTTCCAGCGGCACCTTCAATTCATCCAGTGCAGGACAGGCAGTCAGACGGATCACCAGGGCTTCCTCAGCCGCTCGCAGAATCTCTGCATGGAGCCGGTCCCCGTTTGCCAGGATCAGTAGTCCCCCCCTCGCAGGCAGCGCATCGACAGAATCCAGCTGCACACGGATCGTCTCTGCCGCAGGGATCACCTCGATTCCCGCTTTCTTCTGCAGCTTGAACAGATTCTGTTCGATCTGAATCAGATCGCCGGTGAGATTCTTACCGCTGGCTGTCCGCAGTGTGTCGGCCTGCAGACGTTCTGAAACAGAACCAAACAGCAGGATCAGGCAGAGAGCAACGGACAATCGCATCAGGCATCCTTTGGGGAGGCGAACTAATCGGTTCAACGCTGAAAAATGGGGATATTATTCCGGGGAATCTGCAGTACGATACAGGACATCGCCGTACTGTATTCCACGCAGTTCGAACTGTCGGGTCGCCAGCTGCCGCCTGACATCTGGCCAGCCACGAGTTCTTCCCGGATCGCGGTATACCAGACATCCCAGTATTGCTGCCCCGCCTGCCACATCGCCTGGACGGCGTAATACTGACCGTAATAATAATGACTGCCACGGAAATAACGCTGGTTGGGCAGCCGCCCCATCAGGTAGGTCAGTCCGTTTTCGATTTCCTGACCTTCATAGATCCCGGCACTGTAGAGGGCGACGACGCCAGCCGCCGAGCGGGGAAATTCACTCTCCGCCTGCCGGACGAGCTGATAGCGGAATCCGCCATCGGGGTTCTGGCTCTTTTTAACATAATCGATACAACGGTCGATCACTTCCTTGGAAATGAAGATCCCGCAGTTGCGTGCCGCGCGGAGCGCCATGATCTGACAGACGGTCACCGAAAGGTCCGCATCCTTACTCTCCGGCGTATACCGCCAGCCCCCCTTGGAGTTCTGCGATTTGACGATCAGTTCCACCGCCTTTTCGAGTTTGACGCGCACATCTTTGCGACGCGTCATCCCATAGACCTCCGCGAGGAACAGGGTGGCAAAACCGTGACCGTACATCGGGCCATGAGAAATGCTGTCGGGGGAGATGATATAACCTGAGGGTTTACAGGACGCCAGAATGAAATCGACCGCCTTCTGCACCTGCACTCCATATTTTCCCCGTCCCGGCGTATTGCCGTCACCCAGGAATGCCATGCCGCACAGCGCCGTCACCGCCACATTGTTTTTAAAGGTAGAACCGGAACCAAACGAGCCGTCCGGATGCTGACGCTCAGCCAGATACTGCAGGCCGCGTTGGACCGCCTGTCGCGCGGGGGTTGTATAATACCGCTTGCCCTGCGCATCGATCGAACGATTGACTTCCTGTTGCGCCTGCACAGGCACCGTCTGACCGGAGAGCAGCAGCAGTAACACCGCCAGCACACCACGGATCGAGACCGGGAGACGACAATGGAGTCCGGTTGAAAATCGCAGGTATCGCAAATCAGCACTTACCCTGAACAGAGTGAAATCGGAGTCGACACATCTGCATTGTACGGGATCGAGGGGTAATGAAAAGCAGAAGCCGTGAAAAAGCACTCCGATCTATAAGATCAGCGTTGAATCACTTCCGGATATTTCGAGTTTCGGCCTGACAGCCGGGGAATGGGATGTACGGCTTCGCCCGGCTGCGGCTGCACATGGGGCCGGCTGATCAACGACTGCTCGATCGCCAGCCGCGATTCGGTCCGTTGCCGACTGAAATCAGGGGGCCGGGTCACTTCTGGCCCCAGGGAACTGGAGGGGAGCGGGTCTTCCAGCTCGAGCATCTTCTTTTCTTCCATTTTCTCGCTGCGGTTCATCGTCTGACGTCCCGGAAACAGCCGGGGAATCCGCGTATTCGTGGAGTTAATGCAACCTGCACAGACAGGTGTCAGTAACACGATCACGAGCAGACGAAAACAGGAATTCATGAACAGGCAGACTATGGAAAAACAGGGCTGTCCCCTTCGGAACGAAGAGGCTCCAGAACAGGCGAGGAACTATAACAGATGCCCCCCGAAGCGAATAGAGGGATTTCTCCGGTTTCCCGACGATTCTAGAACTCATAAGCCATTAAAATAAAATGATTTACAGCGACATAACGAGCCTCCGATGGATGAATCAGAGGAAAACCCGGTTTTTCAGAGGCTAACCCGCTCCTGACGCTGGCAGAAAACCGGTTTTGGCTTTAGCATCCTCTGTAGTGGAAACCATTTTCGTCTTCCCCAGGAAATGCTATCGAAACAAAGGATTTACTCTGCTCCCATGTCAACTTCTCCCAAAGTCTGCGTGTTACGCGCCCCTGGAACGAATTGCGATATCGAAACGGCACATGCCTTTGATCTCTGTGGAGCCGAGTCCACCCGCATCCATCTGCTCAAACTGCTGGAAAACCCGGCGCAGTTGAATGATTATCAGATCCTCTGCCTGCCGGGCGGATTCAGCTACGGAGATGACGTCGGCGCGGGCATCATTTTCGCCAGCCATCTGCAGGGACAACTGGGTGAAGTCATCGGCAATTTCCTGGCTGCTGACAAACTGGTTCTGGGAATCTGCAACGGTTTTCAGGTGCTGCTCAAGTCAGGGATTCTGCCCGGTGGTGCCGCCAGCTGGCCCCCCAAGGCAGATCAGCCCCGCGATGCCACGCTGACCTGGAATGACAATGGCAAATACACTTCACTCTGGGTCAACCTGGGCGTGCTTGCCAAAGAGAACGTCTTCCTGAAAGACATCGATCAGATCGAGCTGCCCATCGCTCACGCCGAAGGCCGTATCGCGGTCAGCGATCCCTCGGTCATCGAAAACTGGCAAGCCAACCAGCAGATCGCCATGTGTTACCGCGAAACCGGGGAAGCTGAGACGGTGCTGCAGGAAGAGATCCTGCCCTATCCGGTCAATCCAAACGGTTCGGCTTATAACATCGCCGCCCTCGGGGATCCTTCAGGTCGGGTCCTGGGACTGATGCCCCACCCCGAACGCTACCTGTTCGCCACACAGCACCCGCAGTGGACGCGACTGGGACTCGAAGGGGAAGGCGAAGGGATCAAGCTGTTCCGCAACGCGGTAAATTACTTCGCCTGATCTGTCACTCGGTTCTCATCAGCTCGACAGCTTCAGCAGCAGGTCGTCGTCGACCAGTTCCCCTTTGGGGAGTTCCTTGATCGCCTGCAGGACCCGCTGCACGATCTGCTCATTCGGTTCCCGGCCCAGCTCGTGCAGTCGATGCAGAATCGCCTTGCGGCCGCTGTGACGCCCGAGCACGAGCTTGACCCCTTCAGCACCAACCGTCTCCGGACGGTAAGGCAAATACGTATCCGGATTTTTCAGCAGCCCATCCTGATGAATGCCCGCTTCGGTCGCAAAAATGTTACTGCCGCCGATCGGCTTCATGGGCGACAGAGCAATCCCGGTCAACTCTGAAACCAGACTGCACAACGGCGCGAGTTGGGAGACATCCAGTTTGTGCGGCCGCTCATATTCATCCTGGTGCAGATGCAGAGCCATCGCGACCTCTTCCAGTGCGGCATTGCCGGCCCGCTCCCCGATGCCGTTCACGGTGCACTGCACGACGTTTGCCCCGGCGTCAATGCAGGCCAGCGTATTAGCAACGGCCAGTCCCAGATCATTATGAAAGTGGACCGCCAGCAACACATTTTCAATCCCAGGCACCTGATCCTGAATCTGGCAGATCAGATCCTGTGCCTTGTACGGAGTGAGGATGCCCACCGTATCCGGAAACCCGATGGTCGTCGCGCCCGCAGCGATCGCTTCCCGGTAAACTTCACACAGGAAATCGACTTCGGTCCGACTCGCGTCTTCAGGGCTGAACGCGACGATGTCAAACTTTTCGGCGGCGTACTGAATACTGTCGACAATCAGCTTGAGTACTTCGGTTTTATTTTTTTCGAGCTTGAACTGACGGTGCAGTGGACTGGTGCCACAGAACAGACTCACACCCCGTTTGTGAGGCGGGTTACCCGCCAGTGCCTCATCGGCCGCGTCGATGTCACCGGGCAGTGTGCGACACAGTGCCGTCAGCACCGGCTTTTTAATGACACCGACCATGCTCTGAATTGCTTCGATGTCGGCTTGGGACGAAGCGGGAAAACCCGCATCCAGTGAATGCACGCCCGCCGCTTCCAGGGCTTTGGCGATCTCTAGTTTTTCCGCCGGGTCGAGCGTGGCGCCGGGCATCTGCTCGCCGTCACGCAGCGTCGTATCGCTGAACAGGACCGCCCCCGAACGACGGTGATGCCGGATCACCGCCCGCTTGACTTGATTTTTGACCTGTTTTTTCGCACCAGAGAAAAACTGAAACATGCATTCGTATCCGTACAAAACCTGAAAGCGTGATCCCGACTGGAACACGATTATAGCCAGCCTCCGCCGATCTGACACTCTTTTCAGAAACATTCACTCGTTTTCAAGTACATTCTCGTGTTCGGAGCAACGTTGCTTCGAGCCAGTCAGATCATTCCATTCAGATCTTTCCCCCCTGCTACGACTCGTATATGATCCTCTTGCTTTTGCCCGCCAAACAGGATTTGACAACGATGACTGCATTCGATTTCGGAGTACATTCCGCTCACTTTTATAACTTACTGGCCGTCACAGAAGGGAGCATGTGGCATTCGCTGGCAGACATTTTAATTCTGCTGGCAGCGGCCATCGTCCTCGGTACCCTCGCCGAACAGCTCCGACAGAGCGCCATCCTGGGTTACATCGCCGCGGGAACTCTCGTAGGACCGAACCTGCTGGGCTGGGTCTCAGACCGACAGAGTATCTTTGATCTCGCTGAACTGGGGGTTGCTTTGCTGCTGTTTGCCATTGGCCTGGAATTTTCCCTTCCGCGGCTGCGACGGCTGGGCCGGATTCCACTGCTGGCCGGCATTCTGCAGATCATCCTCACCCTGCTGGGGGGACTCGTCGTCTCGCTGCTCCTGGGCTTCTCTGTCTCAGAGTCCCTGGCCATAGGTGCCATGATTGCGTTGAGCAGTACCGCCTGTGTGGTTCGCATGCTCAATGACCGGGCCGAACTCGATGCTCCTCACGGTCGAACCGCGCTGGGGATTCTGCTGGTGCAGGACATGGCGGTCATCCCGCTGATGCTGATCATCACCGCGCTGGTCGGGAAAGGTTCGGCCGGTGAGATCGCCATTCAGCTGTCGGTCTCACTGCTGCTGGCGATTGTCTTCGTGGCTGTCTTTTATGGCCTGTTCAATTTCGTGCTGCCCCGGCTGCTGGAACTCTCTTCACTGAGGCGCAACCGCGACTTCCCCATTCTGCTGGCCATGGTGATGGCCGCGGGGTCTGCCTGGGCCGCCCATCGCCTGGGACTCAGCCCCGCGCTGGGGGCATTCGTCGCCGGCGTGCTGCTGGCGATCTCCCCATTCGCAACGCAGATTCGCGCGGACGTCCAGCCGCTGAAAACGGTGCTGGTCACCCTGTTCTTTGCTGCGGTCGGCATGTTTGGAGATCTCAACTGGGTCATCGGTCACCTGGGAATCGTACTGGCGGTTGTGGCCGCGATCGTTGCGGGAAAACTGCTGATCACGTTTGGTGCCACCTGGTTCTGTGGTCAGCCCTGGCAGTTTGCTTTGGGAACTGGTCTCTGCCTCTCTCAGGTCGGGGAATTCTCATTTGTACTGGCGACGGTCGCCCGGGGAACCGCCGGGGCACCGGGAATCCTCTCTGAATCAACGTTTCGCCTGATCATCTCATCCACGATAGCCACGCTGCTGCTGACCCCCTACCTGATTCAGTTGGCTCCCATCGCAGCGAACCTGCTCCGCCGCCTGGGTGGGAAACGACCGGCCGAAAATGAACCACTGACAACAGACGCTCCAGCAGCAGATCTGAACTCCCGCCGGGAAACCGATGATGATCTGATCCTCATACTGGGGTTTGGGCCCGCCGGTCAGCGGGTGGCAGGCGAACTGTTGCAGGTGGGCCTGAAAAAAATCGTGGTGATCGATCTGAATCATGAAAACCTGCAGATGGCGGAACAGTACGGGCTCCGCTCTCAATTGGGGGATGCGACCCAGATCGAGGTACTGGAACATGCAGGCCTCTATCGTTCGCGCCTCGTCATCACAACCCTGCCCAGCCCGACCGTCTGTCGACAGATCATATTCCTGGTGCGTCAGCTGGCTCCCTCGACAGCCCTGTATGTCCGCTGCCGTTATCATCTACATCACTGGCAGCTCCTGGCTGCGGGCGCGGATGTGGTTGTGGACGAAGAGGAGCATGTGGGCGAGTGTCTGGCGAAACACATTCTGGAATCCCCACTGCTGCAACAGTTGCGAGCTTCCCAGAAATCGAAGCCCGACACATCGGCAGAGCACGAATAAAAAAAGGCCCCCTTCGCTGTGAAGGGGGCCTTCTCAAATCGTTTCCGTTCGAAACAGACTCTTACAGGTTAGCCGTCGTAGGAACCACGAATGGCTTACGGTATTCACGAGTCAGTTTCGGATTGGCTTCAGAAGACCTGCTACCGGTGAAGGTTTCTGCCTTGCTGTCGATGGTCAGTTTGGGACCCATGCTGACGATCGTATCATCAGTGCTGAGCTTGTTGTCGCCCAGGTGCTGACGGAAGCGGCTCAGCGTTTCCAGAGCTTCGGTATCTCCACTGAGCTCAGCAGCCAGTTCTTTGACCGGCATCTTCTCGCCGAGTTCGTAGGAAATGTTACCCAGGTGACACAGAGCACTGGAGAGGTGACCTTCGTTGATGTCCGCGTTCAGATCGCTGATCTTGCGGCTGCGGACGGCATCGATGAAGTTCGCAAAGTGATCAGCCGATCCGGAGAACTTCTTGATCATTTTGCCGTCGTTGTTGAAGGCCGTAGCACTGTTGTAGCTCGGAATCACGAGGTATCCGTCGGTACCGTAGAAGATCACGCCGACTTTAGAACCCTTGTAAGCTTCGGTTTCCAGGCCACGGACTTCGAAGACCAGACGCTTGTCGCCGTACTCATGGATGCTGACCTGAGTATTGGCGACATCGCCGGCATCAACATATCCCAGACGACCGCCGTAAGCCTGTACGCTTTCGCCGATGTCATCGACGCCCAGTCCCCAGCGGGCGATATCCATCTGGTGGATCCCCTGGTTACCCAGGTCGCCGTTACCGGTCGGGGTCTGCCAGTGCCAGTCGTAGTGGAACCGCTGACGGGTCAGGGGTGCCATCGGTGCCGGACCAAGCCAGATATCGTAATCGACACTGGCCGGCACATCGTAGTTACCCTTGGGGCCGATTGATTTACGACGCTTGTAGCAGGTACCGCGGGCCAGTTTAACATCGCCGATACCGCCGGCTTTGATGAAGGCGATCGCGTCGATCAGACCAGGCTGTGAACGGCACTGTGTACCGGTCTGGACAATCTTGTTGTGCTTACGGGCGGCTTCCACAATCCGGCGACCTTCGCTGACGTTGTGGCTGACCGGCTTTTCACAGTAGACATCTTTACCAGCCTGAATGGCCCAGATCGCTCCCAGTGCGTGCCAGTGGTTGGGAGTCGCGATGCTGACCACATCGATGTCCTGATCTTCGAAAGCCTTCCGCAGGTCTTTGTAGTACTTCGGCTTTTTGTTGGTCTTCTTGTAGACGTTACCGACGCCTTTGGTCATCCCCACGCTTTCATCGGGATCAACGATGGCGACGATCTCGGTGTCTTTACGGCCGGCATAGGCACCCAGGTGAGACTGACCGCGACCGTTAACACCCAGCAGGGCAACGCGCAGTTTTTCGTTGGGGCTGCTGGACTGCGACTCGGCTGCTGAGAGCTGAGGAATCGAAGTGCTCAGAGCTGCTGCGCCGGCGGCAGCAAACATCGATTGTTCAAGAAATTCGCGACGAGATTGTTGAGACATCTTCTTTTTTCTCCTCATTAAGTGTCAGAAGGTAGGGTGGCACTGTGCGCTCAGGCGGGGTGGAACAACAGTCAGAGTCGTGAGGGCACTCTTATAAACTGACCTGGATGTGTCGCCCCAGTCAGTTCAGGCGCTGTCATTCCGGGATATTTGTAAATTCTGTTTAGCAAAGTCTAACCGATGAAAGTACGAACATTCAAGGTTGAACCGAAAAACCGCCCGGAATCAGGGCGATTTCCTCACGGTACTCCTGCGGATTCTCCAGACGGGAGATTCCGCGCAACTGGGAATCCTTACGTTCATTCCGCCGCCGATAATGGCAGAAAACTCTGAATTCCAATCTCTTCGCGACTGGCAAAAGGTTCACCATAGGCCCGATGAATCGTCCAGCCCCAGTAACGGGCCCGGTCTTTGATGTCGTCCAGAACCGTCGGATGTTCTGTCGGACGCCCCTGGATCATCTGGCTCTCATAACAGCGGATTGCCTGCATTTTCTGCTCGATGTGAGGAGAAATATCGAACACGAAGCTCGCCTTGGGATGAATCCGCAGATGAATGCTCCAGAAATAATAGATCTGCGGCGGCCAGTAGCGATCCCCCGACATATCGGTTTTGCTGAGCTTCGACCAGAACCGGGACGCATCCACCAGGTGACTCGCCGCCACGTGATCGGGGTGCACGTCTTCCCAGTACGGGGCGAGAATCACTTTTGGCTGCTGTTCGCGAAAGACTTCCGCCAGTTGACGGCGGGCGGTCAGGCTCGATTCCAGACTCCGGTTTGGCAGTTGCAGGTTCTCCCGCCAGTCCAGCTGCAGGACCTCTGTCGAGGCGGCGGTCTCTTTTTCCCGGATCTCAGGGCTACCGTAAGGCGTTGGTTCACCGTTGGTTAGTTCAACAACGCCCACACGCTGGCCCGCGGCTTTACAGGCCAGAATCGTGCCGCCCACGCTGATTTCGGCATCGTCGGGATGCGGAGCCACGACCAGTACATCTAATGGGGAATCCACGGATACTCCTTCTATTACAGTCTCAAACGGCTCTGAGCCGGTCTGGAAAAATCAGGGTAGACTTGAAATTCGAAATCCTTAAAATTCGTCGCACTCTCTCTCAACGGGGCTCCCGCCCCGTTTTACAATTCTCACATTTCTATTGTAGACCATCAATCATAACGGTGAAGACACGCGCTGTCCTCTTCCGGCGATGATTGTATGGAGGATCCTCTCATGAAATCTTTTGTCCTGGCGTTCATCGCCTGTGGGCCGGTGTTTTTCCTCACCAGCGGCTGCGCAGAAGTGATGAAGCCCATCTCAGACCTGCAGTATGAAACCATGCGTGCCTTCAAGCCCAAACCCTTCGATTCCGACTGGAGTGGGGAAGAAGAAGTTGACCAGTGGAGCTATGTGGGGGAAGAAGCCCGCGGCGACCGCGTTCGTGAACACGACGTAGACCGCTGGTGGCAGAAATGGGTGATGAGTTCCAAAGCTCGCAGCATTGAAAAGAACCTGGGAATCGACTGATTCACCCCTGTTGGAGGCAGCCGGGGGCCGCTGTCTCCCTCTCAGGCAAAGCGATTCTTTTTCTTGCATCTGCTCTTTGCATAAATTATATTAAGTTAATACAGACAGGGCGTTTTCGTCGTGTCTGGAGTGAATTAACTTACCTGCCGTACGCTTCAGAACCGTCGGCTACCGTCAATCTACACACAGACTGACGGACTGGTATCACCAAACCTGAACCCGCGTTGTTTGTTGTACCACTCTCTCTACCAGCTCTCAGTGATTGAGACGATATCCCCGGGTACGGCGGCAGCGCAAATCCTACCTGAAGGTGCATACCTATGTGGAATCTCTACCTGAGAACCGTTTCTCTGGCAGGAATCCTCTTGCTCAGCGCGCACGTTACGAGTGCCGCTCCCCCTGCAAAATCATCATCCGAGAAAGCTTCGCCTGCCAAAACACCCGAGGTCGACTTTAACCGGGACATCCGGCCGATCCTCTCCAAGAACTGCTTTCACTGCCACGGTCCCGATCCCGAAACCCGCGAAGCCGGCCTGCGTCTGGATGAACGCGCCTCCGCGGTCATGAAGCTGGAAAGCGACGCCCACGCGATCGTCCCCGAAGACGCTGCGAAAAGCGAGCTCTTCAAACGCATCACCTCGAACGATGAAGACGCAGTGATGCCGCCCCCCGATGTGGGTGAG contains:
- a CDS encoding TIM barrel protein, whose translation is MQRREFLKSGMLAGSAAVLGGTAAQAAGTEQQKPFHLKYAPHFGMFKNAAGNDPIDQLKFAADQGFTAWEDNGMKKKPKELQQKIADTMEQLNMQMGVFVAHGSIGKLTFTRKDKAVWDEVLKDIKESVEVAKRVNAKWMTVVPGNLDEGPRARLAEGYQTANVIELLRRCADIFEPHGMVMVLEPLNWYANHGGVFLQGSPQAYALCKAVDSPACKILFDIYHQQITEGNLIVNIDQCWDEIGYFQSGDNPGRKEPGTGEINYLNVFKHIHSKGFDGIVGMEHGNSKPGKEGDMAVIEAYREVDNF
- a CDS encoding DUF2237 family protein yields the protein MTEKKAKNVLGTELEICSLEPVTGFYRDGCCNTGGSDLGLHTVCTEVTEEFLAFSKERGNDLSTPHPLFEFPGLKPGDRWCLCVERWKEAFEAGMAPKVKLESCHISTLEFVDLEDLQEYAIEA
- a CDS encoding PQQ-dependent sugar dehydrogenase — protein: MKKTITSLALLLVLAVCPQLSAEEKVNTSPAPVKLVKVFPYLQIDRPIVITHANDGSNRLFIASQKGKIYVVPNTPEDEDLEEGKLFLDISDRVIYLDKKNEMGLLGLTFHPDFKNNGEFFVYYSSPETPNATSVVSRFRVSKDDPGKALADSEEILMKVEQPAWNHNGGTIVFGPDGMLYVTFGDGGAGGDAFHNGQNLSSVLGSICRIDVDHKSPGLNYAIPKDNPFEDGKKPTFATIRKEIWAYGFRNPWRIAFDDKTGKLWAGDVGQGVWEEIDIVVKGGNYGWSVREGKHPFGPNGVEPRKHLIEPIWEYDHQVGKSITGGSVYRGKAIPAIQGMYIYGDYVSGKFWALKYDDASKKVVANHVIESPSIPVMTFGTDQNGEMFLTSSFSEIYMLKAK
- a CDS encoding NPCBM/NEW2 domain-containing protein, which translates into the protein MRLSVALCLILLFGSVSERLQADTLRTASGKNLTGDLIQIEQNLFKLQKKAGIEVIPAAETIRVQLDSVDALPARGGLLILANGDRLHAEILRAAEEALVIRLTACPALDELKVPLETVKAAYFRWPTATPAKARLIRHLEQTVKNSDLFYLKNGDYLEGEFLGFDTKGFQFDSAAGETTVPRDGIAYFYFNPELINFPQPDQLRYQLQLTDGSRVTVSTLTLDPKEFRARTLFGAEIHCERNRLAAVIPLGGRVVPLAQLDPAEYQYTPYLSGQWKWHRNRNVLSGPLISGGQEFDSGLGMHSAAELRYPLAGEYAAFETQVGLDDTVGERAAVEVQIEVDGKPVFQREFVRNERQVFNVPRINLTGAQQLVLKVNFGKNADFEDHLNWCRPVLIKKP
- a CDS encoding prenyltransferase/squalene oxidase repeat-containing protein, which produces MRYLRFSTGLHCRLPVSIRGVLAVLLLLLSGQTVPVQAQQEVNRSIDAQGKRYYTTPARQAVQRGLQYLAERQHPDGSFGSGSTFKNNVAVTALCGMAFLGDGNTPGRGKYGVQVQKAVDFILASCKPSGYIISPDSISHGPMYGHGFATLFLAEVYGMTRRKDVRVKLEKAVELIVKSQNSKGGWRYTPESKDADLSVTVCQIMALRAARNCGIFISKEVIDRCIDYVKKSQNPDGGFRYQLVRQAESEFPRSAAGVVALYSAGIYEGQEIENGLTYLMGRLPNQRYFRGSHYYYGQYYAVQAMWQAGQQYWDVWYTAIREELVAGQMSGGSWRPDSSNCVEYSTAMSCIVLQIPRNNIPIFQR
- a CDS encoding phosphoribosylformylglycinamidine synthase subunit PurQ; translated protein: MSTSPKVCVLRAPGTNCDIETAHAFDLCGAESTRIHLLKLLENPAQLNDYQILCLPGGFSYGDDVGAGIIFASHLQGQLGEVIGNFLAADKLVLGICNGFQVLLKSGILPGGAASWPPKADQPRDATLTWNDNGKYTSLWVNLGVLAKENVFLKDIDQIELPIAHAEGRIAVSDPSVIENWQANQQIAMCYRETGEAETVLQEEILPYPVNPNGSAYNIAALGDPSGRVLGLMPHPERYLFATQHPQWTRLGLEGEGEGIKLFRNAVNYFA